TTTAATGCTGTATGTCACGAAGTACAAAGTCTAAAATTAGACCCAAATAAGGGGAGAAATTTGAATAGGGCTGAACAGAAAGCCATTGTGAGACTTGGCTCAAACCGGGATTTCGTCATCCGAGAGGCTGACAAGGGTGGTAACCTAGTGATATGGCCTACTGAGTTATATCTAAATGAGGTAAAACTTCAATTATCAAATTCTGAATGTTACCAGGTTCTACCATCAGACCCCACTGACGTATTTAGGTCCAAATTGGATCGGCTCCTGGACTCAGCGTTCACCATAAACATCATTAATAAGCGAGAGAGGGAATTTATGACCAATCGCCATCCTAGGGTACCAACTTTTTACCTCATCCCAAAGGTCCACAAATCTGTGGAAACACCCCCAGGTAGACCTATTGTATCTGGGTTGGGGGGCCTTTTAGAACGCCCCTGTACTTATGTGGATTTTTTTCTCCAGCCTTTGGTTTCATCACTAGACTCCTTTGTGAGGGACTCAACCTTCCTGATTCAGCAACTGCAAACTCTAAGAGTTCCACCTGGTGTATGGCTCGTCACACTAGATGTTGAAGCCCTGTACACCTGCATTGGACATGACCTGGGGACGCAAGCAGTTGCCTTCTTTCTGGATCAGAACACTACAGGTGACAGACAACACGACTCCTTCTTGCTCGATCTACTTTCTTTTATTttggacaaaaattattttgtcttcGATCGGGTTTTTTATAGACAAATCAGAGGGACCGCGATGGGCGCACGGTGTGCGCCCTCGTACACAAATCTGTTcttggggtggtgggaggtcaccagggtgtactgtctggaggCTTTTTCATCACATGTCATCAAATGGTAtcgctatatagatgatatcctttttctctggacaggcaccctggaagaaTGCCATCAGTTCGTCGATACTCTCAATCAGAACCCATGGAACATAAGATTGACGTCACACTTTTCACAGATGGAAGTGGAATTTCTTGATCTTAAGCTCTATCCTGGGGATGGGTACGTTCAAACCACGCTGTACCGCAAACCTACGGCTATTAATAGCCTTTTACATTTTTCAAGTTTTCACCCACAGCACTTGAAGAAAGGCATCCCAAAGGGACAGTTTTATCGGATAAGGCGTAACTGCAGTACTCAGGAGGATTTCCGAAGGCATTCACAGGACTTGACTCAACGGTTTAAAAATCGAGGCTATCCTAGAAAGGTAATCGCGAATGCATACAGCACGGCAAAAGAGGTTGATAGAGGAAGCCTATTGCAACCCCGACAAAAAACTGCCCCAAGACCATTAGGGGTCATTACCACATTCAACAACCAGTGGCAGGAGGTTCGTGGGATACTTACAAAGTACTGGGGGATCCTTTGTAGTGAACCTAAACTAAAACCACACATATCTGAACGGCCAAGCCTGATAGCGAGAAGACCAAAAAATCTGAAAGACTGTTTGAGTCACAGCCACTTTAAACGCCAGGTAACTAGGCTGAACAGAGGAATTAGGCTTACTGGCACATTTCCTTGTGGCAATTGTAGTATATGCCCGTTTATTGGCAGTAATGAAATGTTCTTCTCATCTCTTTCCCCCTCATTACAGATGGCTGTGAAAACGTATTTCAACTGCAAATCACGTAATTTGGTCTATGCCCTCATCTGCCCATGCCCAAAGACATATGTTGGCCAAACAACACAGGAGTTAAAAAGAAGAATACAACAACATCTTTCAACTATAACAACGGCAAAGAAGGACTTGGAAAAGGGCAAAACATTGTCCTCTGTGGCATCGCACTTTCTGTCGACACATAATTCACAGAGCAGAGGAATTAAGATCGTGGGCCTGGAATCTGTTCAACCAGACATCAGAGGTGGAGACATCACGCTCGAACTGCTCAGACGAGAGTCTAAATGGATTTTCAATTTGAATAGTCAAACCCCATTTGGACTTAATGAAGATCTATTGTTCACAGGGTTTTATAAACAATCTTGAAACCGTATTCCATAGGTTTTGGGTTTGAATAAGCAATTGAAGCCCTTTTGTCTGAGACTATGCTCAAGCGTATATGTACAGGATTGAAAGAAGGCCTGAGCAGGTTCATGATAAGCTTGTAATCTTACCTCCCTGTTTACCAGGTCTTGATCTCTGCATGAACAGTATGATCTTCTTAAGGGTGGTATGAGGTAACTGACCAAATGTCTGCGTGAACAGCATAGtattcaaaccccccccccccacaccctccCACCCCCAGCTACATTTGCACCTGCCATGATATGAGTGTTCTATATCCTCCATGAGATATGGGGACATTGGGGCCTGCATATTGGTAGTTGGTGGCTGGTTTTGGTAATAAACCTAGGTTCTCTAAAAAAATGCGCCTTTGAAGTGTTCTGTGGTAACTATGGTGTCTATAATCCCATGGCTTTGATAGTGAAGTCTAATATGTGGCTCTGGAGTCAATCTCCTCTGATGTTACTTCTTGGTTGGAGTCTCGGTCTGTCCACTCTCGGAGACATTTGACCCTCAAAAAATCCCTTTGTAATTTGAGAATAGCAGTATCCAGTGCTTACGGACATCCAATTTGGCTCGCCGTGATCCGTTTGTATTATGAACATTACCTCTATGTACACATATTTATCTCTACTGTATTGACGGTCCTTTCCCCGTTTCAATATATGCTGGATAATTGGTATCCCCACTGTATGAAGGTTGACCCCTAAGTAGTGGAGATTTACATGGGTTCCTGAGGATTCttactacactgtataccatatcagTGATACTAATGTCCATGTTTATTTAATTTCAATGATCAGGGCTTGTAACGTGAGGATTTTCTTTATGTGTTCGTGCCGTTTTAATGTAGCGGAGGCTGTGCTTACCTATATGTACAGTGTTTGGTTGTCCGTATTGGGCACGCACTAAGCGTTTATGGCAAGTGTATCAGGGGTATGATACTATAAAGTGGGGAGCGACCACCAGGCGTGTGTACACCAATGAGCTCACTAATGTTCATGAGTGATATTCAGTGCGTGTAGCACTGATGGTATTGGGGTCCATGGCTAAATAACCCCAACTAATATGGGGGTCAAATGGGGTGAAACCCCATAGGCACACGCATTACTGAAATCTTAAGGAGGTTGTATCTACTTAAATTTGCCCCTTTTGTGCGCCTATGAGGAATCTTGGCATTTGTATTGAGGGTGTGATGATAAAAGATGGTAGTTATCCTCTTCTGCATATGCGCTTTGATGGGTCCACTGACTGCTGCACGGTTTAATTATCACCTTGCAAAAACACGTTATAATCAGTATGACGTTTAACAGGgagagctctttttttttttttttttttttgtttaatattcCTGTGCCGCCAGTATGTAGTGGTGTGATTCACACTGAAGCGATAAGGTGCGGCAAGACATATTGGTATAGACTCTGCAGGTGCTGCTGTGCTCCTCAGTTTCTGTATACATCTGGTGACTATGGTAACAGGACTGAAAGTGTGACGACACACAGCAGGAGGAATCTCCTGACGTGTGCACACTGGTTAATCCAGGGATTGCAGTATTTACATGGTGCTATGGCAACCACTCCAAGGGCATGGTGACGAAGGTAGGAGGAGGGGGGGAGCCCTCCAGGCTCACATGTTTGCTTAGCTCACTAAGCACCGCCTCTGGAATCACTGGGTGATGGAACACATGCCGGcctctggtaagcagcacagctgcaactgcttaaattgcaattactcgattagataaggacgcaggatctccataggagctacccctgacgaagccactggtgtggcgatacgcgtagggtctctgctcctcctgttgataccccccttggctatgtacagagcttgaacagctcctgggtttgcatactggtttcttgttattggtgatctgaatcctcactcctcagcagatctttttatttcccttactatgggagcttttgcaatttaatggcacaggttatataccacgttagactagaccagtggaagcgctacacaactaactctgcattatatacaactctataccttaatggagtagacctacatgccatatgtgtggtttggggtcaatctgattcactgtgtatgctttattaagcttttgtctatgtcttatgttattgcaaaaaggttatttttttttttttttttttgcatatctgcttatttgtgttacataggtaatcctgctggtgtgaggtattcatagactggtgcattatacatcatggtcacaactatacttcttaggttgtgttgctttaccctatattccaatagtgctgttcatgcagacatcttacactgtactatatattattattagccattacagtgtgtttggggagggatcgcatctaggaggagggttctattatgggccatttgttcatgtttctaggtcctatgtgtgaccaattttaaatgcttttaattgtgtgctccatgtggttgtttcctatgtccatgagtgttattctaataaaatttgtaattttcatatttaatccattgccttgggtgatccccttttatggtctatttcttgtgttgttttttcatgacctggtggtcaggacaataatggacctggtggttaagagctcacggaatgacctgatagttactgataataaggacgagctctgggacatgggaactctgctgaccgcaatccctaatcctatcacacacactagaaatagccgtggattgctcctaacgccccctatgcaactcggcacagcctaaggaactagctagccctgaagatagaaaaataaagctaccttgcctcagagaaattccccaaaggaaaaggcagccccccacatataatgactgtgagtaaagatgaaaatacaaacacagagatgaaatagatttagcaaagtgaggcccgacttactgaacagactgaggataggaaaggttgctttgcggtcagcacaaaaacctacaaaaagaccacgcagagggcgcaaaaagaccctccgcaccgactcacggtgcggaggcgctccctctgcgtcc
The Ranitomeya imitator isolate aRanImi1 chromosome 3, aRanImi1.pri, whole genome shotgun sequence genome window above contains:
- the LOC138671496 gene encoding uncharacterized protein, translating into MQVYRASTSSVTSHTPGGTLRSFFNAVCHEVQSLKLDPNKGRNLNRAEQKAIVRLGSNRDFVIREADKGGNLVIWPTELYLNEVKLQLSNSECYQVLPSDPTDVFRSKLDRLLDSAFTINIINKREREFMTNRHPRVPTFYLIPKVHKSVETPPGRPIVSGLGGLLERPCTYVDFFLQPLVSSLDSFVRDSTFLIQQLQTLRVPPGVWLVTLDVEALYTCIGHDLGTQAVAFFLDQNTTGTLEECHQFVDTLNQNPWNIRLTSHFSQMEVEFLDLKLYPGDGYVQTTLYRKPTAINSLLHFSSFHPQHLKKGIPKGQFYRIRRNCSTQEDFRRHSQDLTQRFKNRGYPRKVIANAYSTAKEVDRGSLLQPRQKTAPRPLGVITTFNNQWQEVRGILTKYWGILCSEPKLKPHISERPSLIARRPKNLKDCLSHSHFKRQVTRLNRGIRLTGTFPCGNCSICPFIGSNEMFFSSLSPSLQMAVKTYFNCKSRNLVYALICPCPKTYVGQTTQELKRRIQQHLSTITTAKKDLEKGKTLSSVASHFLSTHNSQSRGIKIVGLESVQPDIRGGDITLELLRRESKWIFNLNSQTPFGLNEDLLFTGFYKQS